From the Amycolatopsis thermoflava N1165 genome, one window contains:
- the rplX gene encoding 50S ribosomal protein L24, whose amino-acid sequence MKVKKGDTVVVIAGKDKGAKGKVIKAYPERQRVLVEGVNRIKKHTRISQTQRGAQSGGIVTQEAPIHVSNVMVVDSDGKPTRVGYRIGEDGKKVRISRRTGKDI is encoded by the coding sequence ATGAAGGTGAAGAAGGGCGACACGGTCGTCGTCATCGCCGGCAAGGACAAGGGCGCCAAGGGCAAGGTCATCAAGGCCTACCCGGAGCGCCAGCGGGTGCTGGTCGAGGGCGTGAACCGGATCAAGAAGCACACCCGGATCTCCCAGACCCAGCGCGGCGCGCAGTCCGGCGGCATCGTGACGCAGGAGGCCCCGATCCACGTGTCGAACGTGATGGTCGTGGACTCCGACGGCAAGCCGACCCGCGTGGGCTACCGCATCGGCGAGGACGGCAAGAAGGTTCGCATCTCGCGCCGGACCGGTAAGGACATCTGA
- the rplN gene encoding 50S ribosomal protein L14 — protein sequence MIQQESRLRVADNTGAKEILCIRVLGGSGRRYAGIGDIIVATVKDAIPAAGVKKGDVVKAVVVRTTKERRRPDGSYIKFDENAAVLIKNDNEPRGTRIFGPVGRELRDRKFMKIISLAPEVL from the coding sequence GTGATCCAGCAGGAGTCGCGGCTGCGAGTCGCCGACAACACGGGTGCCAAGGAGATCCTCTGCATCCGCGTGCTCGGTGGCTCGGGACGGCGCTACGCGGGTATCGGCGACATCATCGTCGCCACCGTCAAGGACGCCATCCCGGCTGCCGGGGTGAAGAAGGGTGACGTGGTCAAGGCCGTCGTCGTCCGCACGACGAAGGAGCGGCGTCGCCCGGACGGCTCCTACATCAAGTTCGACGAGAACGCCGCCGTGCTCATCAAGAACGACAACGAGCCGCGCGGCACCCGCATCTTCGGCCCGGTCGGCCGTGAGCTGCGTGACCGCAAGTTCATGAAGATCATCTCGCTGGCGCCGGAGGTGCTCTGA
- the rpsQ gene encoding 30S ribosomal protein S17, which yields MSEQTPELAAQPVQSAESGRNYRKVREGYVVSDKMDKTIVVELEDRKKHRRYGKVLRSTSKVKAHDEENTAGIGDRVILMETRPTSATKRWRLVRIVEKAK from the coding sequence ATGAGTGAGCAGACCCCAGAGCTCGCCGCGCAGCCGGTGCAGAGCGCCGAATCCGGTCGCAACTACCGCAAGGTCCGTGAGGGCTACGTCGTCTCGGACAAGATGGACAAGACGATCGTGGTCGAGCTCGAGGACCGCAAGAAGCACCGCCGCTACGGCAAGGTTCTCCGCTCCACCAGCAAGGTGAAGGCGCACGACGAGGAGAACACCGCCGGCATCGGTGACCGCGTGATCCTCATGGAGACCCGCCCGACCTCGGCCACCAAGCGGTGGCGGCTCGTGCGGATCGTGGAGAAGGCCAAGTAA